In Mycolicibacterium nivoides, the DNA window GGCGCGAGCAGACGCGCAGGTACCCGAAATCAGTGGTTTTGGGGTACCTGCGCGTCTGTTCGCGAGTGAAGCTACGGAGCCAGCGCGACGATGCGCTCGGCACGCCGCAGAACCGGAGCGTCGACCATCAGACCGTCGTGCTGGAAGACGCCACGCTCGGTCGCCACGCGGTCGAGCACCGCCCGCGCCCAGGCGATCTGCTCATCGGTCGGCGCATAGGCCGAGCGGATGACGGCGACCTGAGTCGGGTGGATCGCCACCTTCGCGTCGAAGCCGACGGCAACGGCGTCATCGGACTCCGCCCGCAGGCCGTCGAGATCCTTGATGTCGAGGTACACCGAATCCAGGGCCAACTTCCCGTAGGCCTTGGCCGCCAGCAGGGTCTGCGACCGCACGTGCTGGGCGACGTCGCGGTAGGTGCCGTCGGGCCAGCGGTTGGCGGTGCCGCCGGTGACCGCGAACAGGTCCTCCGCGCCCCACATCACCGCCAAGGCGTTGTCGGGCGGCACCAACTCCGCCACCTTCAGCGCGGCGAGCGGGGTCTCGATCAACACCACGACATCCAGTGGGGCCAAGGCCGTCACCTGGTCGACAGCCTCGGTCTTGGCGAGCATCACGGTGGTGTAGTCGGTGGCCGCGACCGCCTTCAGGTCGAGCTCGTGGTCGGCGGTGCTGGTCGGGTTGACCCGCACCACTGTGCGCGTCGGATCCAGCGGGGTGTCGATCAGCGCCTGACGCGCAGCCGGGCGGTCCTTGGCCGCGCACCCGTCCTCGAGGTCGAGGATCACCACATCGGCTGCTGCCGCGGCCTTTTCGAACCGCTCGGGACGGTCGGCCGGGCAGAACAGCCAGCCCGGGCCCGGCGCGCTCAAGCCAATTCGCTCCTCGCGTGCGCGGTGAGCCATCAGGAATCCCCCTCCGGACGCATCCGCACCATGGTCTTGCGCGATGCCGTCGCCACGATGTCACCGTGCTGGTTGCGGCCAGTGTGGGCGAAGGTCACGATGCCCTCGCCCGGCCGGCTCTTGGATGCCCGCTTCTCGGTGATCTCGGTTTCGGCGTACAGCGTGTCACCGTGGAAAAGCGGCTTGGGGAAGGCGATCTCGGAGAATCCGAGGTTGCCGACGATGGTGCCCTGGGTCAGCTGCGCCACCGACAGGCCGACGAGCGTCGACAGGGTGAACATCGAGTTGACCAGCCGGGCGTTGAACGGCGGCAGGGCATCCGAGAACGCCGCATCCAGGTGCAGCGCCTGGGTGTTCATCGTCAGCGTGGTGAACAGCACGTTGTCGGCCTCGGTGATGGTGCGCCCGGGACGGTGCAGGTAGCGCACCCCGATCTCGAACTCCTCGAACCACAGTCCGCGCTGCTCTATTACTTTCTGGGACGCTGCTTCCCCCGCACTCACAGGCCCGCCTCCCGCGCGATCAGCATCAGCTGCACTTCAGTTGTCCCCTCGCCGATTTCGAGAATCTTGCTGTCACGGTAATGCCGCGCCACCGGGTATTCGTTCATGAACCCGTAGCCGCCGAAGATCTGGGTGGCGTCACGGGCGTTGTCCATCGCGGCCTCGCTGGACACCAGCTTGGCCACCGATGCCGCTTTCTTGAACGGCTTGCCGGACAGCATCAGCGCCGCGGCGTCGTAGTACAAGGCGCGCGCCGTGTGGGCCCGGGCTTCCATCCGGGCGATCTTGAAGGCGATGGCCTGGTAGGTGCCGATCGCCGCCCCGAAGGCCTGACGTTCCTTGGCGTACTTCACACATTCGTCCACACAGCCCTGTGCGACACCGACCGACAGCGCCGCGATGGCGATGCGGCCCTCGTCGAGGATGCGCAGGAAGTTGGCGTAGCCGCGGCCACGCTCGCCGAGCAGGTTCTCGGCCGGCACCCGGACATCGTCGAAGCTCAGGGGGTGGGTATCGGAGGCGTTCCAGCCGACCTTGTTGTAGGCCGGTTCGGCGGTGAACCCTTCGATGGGCACCGGCACCAGGATCGACGAGATCTCCTTCTTGCCGCCTTCACGCTCACCGGTCACGGCGGTCACGGTCACCAGCTTGGTGATGTCGGTGCCGGAGTTGGTGATGAACTGCTTGGAGCCATTGATTATCCAATGACCGTCGTCCATCTTCGCGGTGGTCTTGGTGGCACCCGCATCACTGCCACCGCCGGCCTCGGTCAGGCCGAACGCACCCAGCGCCTTGCCGCTGGCAAGCAGCGGTAGCCACTCCTGCTTCTGTGCTTCGTTGCCGAAGCGGTAGACCGGCATGGCGCCCAACGAGACGCCCGCCTCCAGCGTGATGGCCACGCTCTGGTCCACCTTGCCGAGTTCCTCCAAGGCCAGGCACAGCGCGAAGTAGTCGCCGCCCATGCCGCCGTACTCCTCAGGGAACGGCAGACCGAACAGCCCCATGTCGGCCATGCCGGAGACGACCTCGTAAGGGAACGAATGTTCCTCATCGTGCTTGGCGGCCACCGGAGCGACCACGCTCTGGGCGAAGTCGCGGACGGTCTTGGCCAGTTGCGCATAGTGATCCGGCAGGGTGCCGGTCGACAAGAAGTCGCTCATTGTTCGTTCTCCTGTGTGTGAGCGGTGATTCGAGCCAGTGGCTGACCCACCTTGACCTGGTCGCCGACGGCGACGAGTAGTTCGGCCACACCGTCGATCGGTGCGGTCAGGGCGTGCTCCATCTTCATCGCCTCCACGGTGACCACCGTGGTACCGGCCGTCACCTCGGCGCTGTTCGTGACGCCCACGGCGACAACCGATCCCGGCATCGGGCTGACGAGTTCGGCGTCGCCGCTGTGCTCGTCGTCGGGGCGCACCGGCGCCTCACGGACCTCCTCGACGACATAGCTGTGTCCCGTGCCCGCAAGCCAGAGCTGGCCTATCCCGCCGCTCAGCTGTGCGGCGATGAGATACTCGGTCCGCAGGCCGTCGAGCGTGACGGTGAACCGGTCGCCGACGAATGCGGCGCTGACAGTGTGGGTTTCGCCGTTCTCAACGGTGGCGGTGGCCTGCTCCGGGGTACCGGTCAGGTACACGTGATCGGTGCGATCCCCGGCCCGCAGCCGGAACGCCGCCGGGGCGCGCTCCCCGACCCGCCAGCCCGTCGGGCGGGCCCATAGGCAGTCACCGGCCTCTGACCAGTCGTTGATCCACTGGCAAGCCGCGGCGGCGATCAGCTCTACGTCGCCGACCACCTGGGGCGCGAAATCCGGTGCGCGACGGTCCAGCAGGCCGGTGTCCAAGCGGCCCGCGGCCACATCGGGATCGGCCAGCAGGAAGCGCAGGAACTCGGTGTTGGTCGTCAGCCCCAGCACCGCGGTGTCGGCCAGCGCCCGATCCAGCTTGTGCAGCGCCGCCGTCCGGTCGGCGGCGTGGGCGATGACCTTCGAGAGCATCGGGTCGTAGTCGCTACCGACGACGGTGCCTGCGGCCAGGCCGGAGTCCACCCGCACGCCCGGTCCGCTGGGCTCACGCAGTCCGAGCACCGGGCCGCCGGTGGGCAGGAAGCCGTTGGCGGGATCCTCGGCATAGACCCGCGCTTCCACGGCATGGCCGGTCATGACGATGTCGTCCTGGCCGATGGCGAGCTTCTCACCGGCGGCGATCCGGACCTGCTGCTCCACCAGGTCGACTCCGGTGACCATCTCGGTGACCGGATGTTCGACCTGCAACCGGGTATTCATCTCCATGAAGAAGAACTCGTCGGGTGCATCGGCGGACACGATGAATTCCACGGTGCCCGCACCCGTGTAATCGACACTACGCGCGGTATCGCAGGCGGCCGCACCGATGCGCGCCCGGGTGGCCGGGTCGAGCAGCGGCGACGGCGCCTCCTCGATGACCTTCTGATGCCTGCGCTGCAGGCTGCATTCCCGCTCGCCAAGATGGATCACGTTGCCATGGCCGTCGGCCAGCACCTGCACCTCGATGTGCCGGGGCCGCAACACAAATCGTTCCAGGAACAGGGTGTCGTCGCCGAAGGCGGCGGCGGCCTCGCGGCGGGCACTCGCCAACGCCCCAGGCAGATCGGCGGCCTGCTCGACCACCCGCATGCCCTTGCCGCCGCCACCCGCCGACGGCTTGACCAGGACGGGGAAACCGACCTCGGGCGCCCCCGCGATGAGATCCTCATCGGTCAGGCCCGGACGCGATATGCCTGGCACAACCGGGACGCCGAATGCCGACACCGCGGCCTTGGCCGCGATCTTGTCGCCCATGGTGGCGATCGCCGATGCGGGCGGTCCGATGAAGGCGATGCCCGCGGCCTGCAGTGCGGCGGCGAACTCGGCGTTCTCGGAGAGGAATCCGTAGCCGGGGTGCACCGCCTGCGCACCGGTGCGCTGCGCGGCCGCGACGACCGCTTCGATGTTCAGATAGCTCTGCCGCGCCGCGGCCGGCCCGATGTTGACCGCCACGTCGGCCTCGGCCACATGCCGGGCACCGGCGTCGGCGTCGCTGAACACCGCGACCGAGCGGATTCCCATCTCGTGCAGGGTGCGGATGACCCGCACCGCGATCTCGCCGCGGTTGGCGACGAGGACTGTGTTGAAAGTCGTCATCTTCACATCACATCCGGAATACGCCGTAGGAGACCGGCTCGAGCGGAGCCTGGCCGACAACCGAAAGAGCAAGTCCGAGCACGGTTCTGGTGTCGGCCGGGTCGATGACGCCGTCGTCCCACAGCCGGGCCGTCGAGTAGTACGGGTTGCCCTGGTGCTCGTATTGAGCCCGGATCGGCGCCTTGAACTGTTCTTCCTCTTCGGCGCTCATGTCGCCGCGCACGGTGGCCAGCACCGATGCCGCCTGCTCGCCGCCCATCACCGAGATACGGGCGTTGGGCCACATCCACAGGAACCGCGGCGAATACGCGCGCCCGCACATGGAGTAGTTACCCGCGCCATAGGAGCCGCCGATCACCACGGTCAGCTTCGGCACCCGGGCACAGGCCACCGCGGTGACCATCTTGGCGCCGTGCTTGGCGATGCCCGAGGCCTCGTAGTCGCGGCCGACCATGAACCCGGCGATGTTCTGCAGGAACAGAAGCGGTGTCTTGCGCTTGTCGCACAGCTCGATGAAATGCGCTCCCTTGAGCGCGGATTCACCGAACAGCACACCGTTGTTGGCGACGATGCCGACCGGGTGGCCGTGGATGCGGGCGAACCCCGTGACCAGGGTGGTGCCGTACTCGGCCTTGAATTCGTTGAACTCGCCACCGTCGACGATGCGCATGATCACCTCGTGCACGTCGTAGGGCACGCGTGCGTCGACCGGGACCACGTCGTAGAGCTCGGTCTGGTCGGCGACGGCATCCACGGTGGGTGCCACCGCCCACGGCGGCGCTTCGGCCGGCCCCAGGGTGGCGACGATGTTGCGCACGATCCGCAGCGCGTCGCGATCGTCGTGGGCCAGG includes these proteins:
- a CDS encoding acetyl-CoA carboxylase biotin carboxylase subunit; protein product: MTTFNTVLVANRGEIAVRVIRTLHEMGIRSVAVFSDADAGARHVAEADVAVNIGPAAARQSYLNIEAVVAAAQRTGAQAVHPGYGFLSENAEFAAALQAAGIAFIGPPASAIATMGDKIAAKAAVSAFGVPVVPGISRPGLTDEDLIAGAPEVGFPVLVKPSAGGGGKGMRVVEQAADLPGALASARREAAAAFGDDTLFLERFVLRPRHIEVQVLADGHGNVIHLGERECSLQRRHQKVIEEAPSPLLDPATRARIGAAACDTARSVDYTGAGTVEFIVSADAPDEFFFMEMNTRLQVEHPVTEMVTGVDLVEQQVRIAAGEKLAIGQDDIVMTGHAVEARVYAEDPANGFLPTGGPVLGLREPSGPGVRVDSGLAAGTVVGSDYDPMLSKVIAHAADRTAALHKLDRALADTAVLGLTTNTEFLRFLLADPDVAAGRLDTGLLDRRAPDFAPQVVGDVELIAAAACQWINDWSEAGDCLWARPTGWRVGERAPAAFRLRAGDRTDHVYLTGTPEQATATVENGETHTVSAAFVGDRFTVTLDGLRTEYLIAAQLSGGIGQLWLAGTGHSYVVEEVREAPVRPDDEHSGDAELVSPMPGSVVAVGVTNSAEVTAGTTVVTVEAMKMEHALTAPIDGVAELLVAVGDQVKVGQPLARITAHTQENEQ
- a CDS encoding acyl-CoA dehydrogenase family protein; translation: MSDFLSTGTLPDHYAQLAKTVRDFAQSVVAPVAAKHDEEHSFPYEVVSGMADMGLFGLPFPEEYGGMGGDYFALCLALEELGKVDQSVAITLEAGVSLGAMPVYRFGNEAQKQEWLPLLASGKALGAFGLTEAGGGSDAGATKTTAKMDDGHWIINGSKQFITNSGTDITKLVTVTAVTGEREGGKKEISSILVPVPIEGFTAEPAYNKVGWNASDTHPLSFDDVRVPAENLLGERGRGYANFLRILDEGRIAIAALSVGVAQGCVDECVKYAKERQAFGAAIGTYQAIAFKIARMEARAHTARALYYDAAALMLSGKPFKKAASVAKLVSSEAAMDNARDATQIFGGYGFMNEYPVARHYRDSKILEIGEGTTEVQLMLIAREAGL
- a CDS encoding HpcH/HpaI aldolase/citrate lyase family protein, giving the protein MAHRAREERIGLSAPGPGWLFCPADRPERFEKAAAAADVVILDLEDGCAAKDRPAARQALIDTPLDPTRTVVRVNPTSTADHELDLKAVAATDYTTVMLAKTEAVDQVTALAPLDVVVLIETPLAALKVAELVPPDNALAVMWGAEDLFAVTGGTANRWPDGTYRDVAQHVRSQTLLAAKAYGKLALDSVYLDIKDLDGLRAESDDAVAVGFDAKVAIHPTQVAVIRSAYAPTDEQIAWARAVLDRVATERGVFQHDGLMVDAPVLRRAERIVALAP
- a CDS encoding MaoC family dehydratase → MSAGEAASQKVIEQRGLWFEEFEIGVRYLHRPGRTITEADNVLFTTLTMNTQALHLDAAFSDALPPFNARLVNSMFTLSTLVGLSVAQLTQGTIVGNLGFSEIAFPKPLFHGDTLYAETEITEKRASKSRPGEGIVTFAHTGRNQHGDIVATASRKTMVRMRPEGDS
- a CDS encoding carboxyl transferase domain-containing protein — encoded protein: MGAALSSHRDEHLALVGQLRAKLATAALGGPERARQRHVDRGKLLPRDRVDGLLDPGSPFLEIAALAADGMYDDECPGAGMIAGIGRVSGRECLIVANDATVKGGTYYPVTVKKHLRAQEIALQNKLPCIYLVDSGGAFLPRQDEVFPDREHFGRIFYNQATMSAQGIAQIAAVLGSCTAGGAYVPAMSDEAVIVRNQGTIFLGGPPLVKAATGEVVTAEELGGGDLHSKTSGVTDHLAHDDRDALRIVRNIVATLGPAEAPPWAVAPTVDAVADQTELYDVVPVDARVPYDVHEVIMRIVDGGEFNEFKAEYGTTLVTGFARIHGHPVGIVANNGVLFGESALKGAHFIELCDKRKTPLLFLQNIAGFMVGRDYEASGIAKHGAKMVTAVACARVPKLTVVIGGSYGAGNYSMCGRAYSPRFLWMWPNARISVMGGEQAASVLATVRGDMSAEEEEQFKAPIRAQYEHQGNPYYSTARLWDDGVIDPADTRTVLGLALSVVGQAPLEPVSYGVFRM